Within Campylobacter jejuni, the genomic segment CTTGAATTTTTTGTCAATGCTTGTTTAGATTTTTCCAAAGAAAAAAGCGAACTTTTAAATCTTGCCAATGCTTTAGATAAGCAAAAAAAACAAGGTGAGAAAAAAGAAAAACACAAAAATTATTTAAAGGATTATGAATGATTAATGTATTTTTTGATATGGATGGAACTTTAATCGATAGTGCAAATGCCATTTCTTGTACAGTCAATGAAATAAGACAGGATTTAAACCTAGCCCCACTTTCAAGAGAAATCATTATGCAAACCATCAATACTCCCAATATTGACTGGGCAAAAGAACTTTATAATATAGAAAATTTCCATCATTCTAGTTTTAAAGAAGGCTATGAAAAATATTTTGTCAAACACTATAAACAAAGCGTGGTACTTTTTGAAGGAGTGAAAGAACTTTTAGAATTTTTAAAAAACAAAAATTGTTTTTTAGCTATTGCTACTAACGCCCCACAAAGCTCACTTTCAAGCATACTTAAAAAACATCAAATCATTCCTTATTTTGATAAAATTTTAGGCGTAAGTTTAGGCATAGAACCCAAACCTCATCCTATGATGCTAGAGCTTTTAAAAAGCGAAGCTCCATATAAAACAAGCGTTTTTATAGGGGATAGTCAAAAAGATAAAGAATGTGCTAAAAATGCCAATTTGCCTTATTTTCATGCCAAATGGTATCAAAAAAATTTAAAAGAAAATGAATTTAGCAACGCTAGTGAACTTAAAGGCTTTTTGCAAAAGTATTTATAAGTTTTTTAATGAAATTTTAGTTAAAATTAGAAATAAATTTTAAAAAGAGTAAATTATGAGTGAATTATTAATAGAAATTGGTACAGAAGAATTACCTGCTATTCCTTTGCTAAAAGAATTAGCTAATATAGAAAAAAAATGGAACAATGTTTTAGAAGAATACCGCTTGGTAAGTGATTTTAAATTTTATTATACTCCGCGTCGTTTAGTTTTTTTTCATGAAAATTTTGCAGACAAACAAGAAGATAGCTTTGCTGAATTTATAGGAGCACCTAAAAATGTTGCTTATAAAGATGGAGTTTTAACTCCTGCGGGACAAAGCTTCCTGCAAAAAGCAAGGATCAGTGAAAATGAACTCTCTTTTAAAGAAATCAAAGGCAAGGAAGTTTTGTACCATCAAAAAGCTATTAAAGGTTTGCAAAGTCAAGAAATTTTAGGAGAAATGGTAGAAAAATTTCTAAAAAGTCTTAGTTTTGGCAAAAGTATGCGCTGGGGTGCAAATTCTTTTGAATTCATCCGTGCGATCCGTTCTATAGCTTGCATTTTAAATGATGAGCTTGTTAATTTTCAAAGCTATGGAGTAAAAAGTACTAAAAAAACTTTCATTCACAGAAGCGTAAGTTATGATTTGCAAGATTTTAACAATGCAAAAGAATATTTTGAACTACTAGAAAAAAACTATATCATCCTTGATCCAATCAAAAGAAAGGAAAAAATACTTGAGCAATTTAAACTCATAGAAAGTCAAAAAAATATACAAATTGGAGAAGATGAAGAGCTTTTAGCTGAAGTAGTTGCTATCACAGAATATCCTAATGCACTTTTAGGAAGTTTTGAAGAAGAATTTTTAGAAATTCCTAGCGAAGTAATCATCACTTCAATGAGAGAAAATCAACGTTATTTTGCAGTTTTTAACGATAAAGGCTTAAGTAATCATTTTATAGTAGTAAGTAATGCAGCATGTAAGGATTATTCAAAAATCATACATGGAAATGAAAGAGTTTTGCGTGCAAGACTTAGCGATGCAATGTTTTTTTATCAAAATGATTTACAAAATGGCTTAAAACCTGAAAAACTTGCCAAAATGACCTATCTTGAAGGTTTAGGCACAATGCAAGATAAAAGTTTAAGAGAGATTAAAATTGCTGAAATTTTATGTCAAATGCTCCATAATGATAAAATCGAAAATATCAGCACAGCACTAAAATACGCCAAAGCAGACTTAGCCACACAAATGGTTTATGAATTTACTGATTTGCAAGGCATTATGGGAAGTTATTATGCGCAAAAAATGGGCTTAGATTATCAAATTTGCTTAGCCATCAAAGAACAATATCTTCCTAATTCCGAACAAGCTCCACTTCCAAGTACAGAATTTTCAAGCATAGTAGCCCTTGCAAACAAGCTTGATACCCTTATAGGACTTTTTAGCATAGGAAAAATTCCAAGCGGAACAAAGGATCCTTATGCCTTAAGAAGAGCTGCCAATGGGATCATTAAAATTGCTTTAAATTTAAATAAAGAATTTGATATCCAAATTTTATTAGAAAAACTTTCAAATCATTATAAAAGCTTTGATATGCAAATTTTAAAAGATTTTATTTTTGAAAGACTTTATACTTTTTATACAGTCAATGCTTCTTTTGTAAAAGCGGTTTTAAGCTCACACAATACAGATCTTATCCATATCAATCAAAGCGTAAATGCTCTTATAAAACTTAGCAAAAAAGATAATTTTAATGAAAATTTTGCAACCTTTAAAAGACTAGCCAATATCGCCACTAAAAATCCTCATAAAGTTGATGAAAGTCTTTTTGTTCAAGAAGCAGAAAGTAAACTTTACAAAGCTTTTCAAGAAAAAACTAAAGCCAACTCTTTACAAGAAAAACTTGAAAATCTTTTTGCACTTAAGCCTTTTATTGATGAGTTTTTTAATCAAGTGATGATTAATGCTGAAGATGAAAAACTTAAAAATAATCGCCAAGCTTTGGTTTATG encodes:
- a CDS encoding HAD family hydrolase, with protein sequence MINVFFDMDGTLIDSANAISCTVNEIRQDLNLAPLSREIIMQTINTPNIDWAKELYNIENFHHSSFKEGYEKYFVKHYKQSVVLFEGVKELLEFLKNKNCFLAIATNAPQSSLSSILKKHQIIPYFDKILGVSLGIEPKPHPMMLELLKSEAPYKTSVFIGDSQKDKECAKNANLPYFHAKWYQKNLKENEFSNASELKGFLQKYL
- the glyS gene encoding glycine--tRNA ligase subunit beta — its product is MSELLIEIGTEELPAIPLLKELANIEKKWNNVLEEYRLVSDFKFYYTPRRLVFFHENFADKQEDSFAEFIGAPKNVAYKDGVLTPAGQSFLQKARISENELSFKEIKGKEVLYHQKAIKGLQSQEILGEMVEKFLKSLSFGKSMRWGANSFEFIRAIRSIACILNDELVNFQSYGVKSTKKTFIHRSVSYDLQDFNNAKEYFELLEKNYIILDPIKRKEKILEQFKLIESQKNIQIGEDEELLAEVVAITEYPNALLGSFEEEFLEIPSEVIITSMRENQRYFAVFNDKGLSNHFIVVSNAACKDYSKIIHGNERVLRARLSDAMFFYQNDLQNGLKPEKLAKMTYLEGLGTMQDKSLREIKIAEILCQMLHNDKIENISTALKYAKADLATQMVYEFTDLQGIMGSYYAQKMGLDYQICLAIKEQYLPNSEQAPLPSTEFSSIVALANKLDTLIGLFSIGKIPSGTKDPYALRRAANGIIKIALNLNKEFDIQILLEKLSNHYKSFDMQILKDFIFERLYTFYTVNASFVKAVLSSHNTDLIHINQSVNALIKLSKKDNFNENFATFKRLANIATKNPHKVDESLFVQEAESKLYKAFQEKTKANSLQEKLENLFALKPFIDEFFNQVMINAEDEKLKNNRQALVYEIYAEFLKIADLKELSL